From Methylosinus sp. C49, one genomic window encodes:
- a CDS encoding DUF4326 domain-containing protein yields MNALDSRLAAPDRDASPAAAARDQIRESAPSGSVRLGNKSKGAAAKPHPGEAVVDIDRCNPILGNPFILQNHRDDARRAEVIALYKKKYDADLARSGPMAAATEQLAERVRAGERLILMCWCHGAPLDKPCHGDLIKSQIERILAFTCD; encoded by the coding sequence ATGAACGCCCTCGATTCCCGACTCGCCGCCCCCGATCGAGACGCCTCCCCCGCGGCCGCCGCACGGGACCAAATCCGAGAGAGCGCTCCTTCGGGGAGCGTCCGCCTCGGCAACAAGAGCAAGGGCGCCGCCGCCAAGCCGCACCCCGGCGAAGCCGTCGTCGATATCGACAGATGCAATCCGATCCTCGGCAATCCCTTCATTCTCCAAAATCATCGCGACGACGCCCGCCGTGCCGAAGTCATCGCGCTCTATAAGAAGAAATACGACGCCGACCTCGCGCGCAGCGGGCCGATGGCCGCCGCGACCGAACAACTCGCCGAGCGCGTGCGCGCCGGCGAGCGCCTCATCCTCATGTGCTGGTGTCACGGCGCTCCGCTCGACAAGCCGTGTCACGGCGATCTCATCAAGTCCCAAATCGAGAGAATCCTCGCCTTCACATGCGATTGA
- a CDS encoding ImuA family protein — translation MRHQPAIESLRAQIEKIEGRARRVKSVLPFGIADIDARLPGGGLPLGALHEIAGGGNGAVDGAAAALFAAGIATRTKGKVLWVITRSDLFAPALAQAGLPPDRVIYVEAGNDKTVLACVEEGLRHGGLGAVVGEVARLDMTASRRLQLCAEESGSIGLALRRWRRQSEAVDFGQPTAAATRWRVSVMPSAALPVPGVGRHRWLLELIRVRAGESADFEVEACDGSGRLAVPAELAHRPASTASWRRGAAG, via the coding sequence TTGCGGCACCAGCCCGCCATAGAGTCGTTGCGCGCGCAGATCGAGAAGATCGAAGGCCGAGCCCGGCGCGTCAAATCGGTCCTTCCGTTCGGAATCGCCGACATCGACGCCCGTCTTCCAGGCGGTGGTCTCCCTCTTGGCGCGCTCCATGAGATCGCTGGCGGCGGCAATGGCGCCGTGGACGGCGCGGCCGCTGCGCTCTTCGCCGCCGGGATCGCGACGCGCACGAAAGGCAAGGTTCTCTGGGTCATCACGCGATCCGATCTCTTCGCCCCGGCGCTGGCGCAGGCGGGCTTGCCGCCCGATCGCGTGATCTATGTCGAGGCCGGCAACGACAAGACAGTGCTCGCATGTGTCGAAGAAGGCTTGCGGCACGGCGGTCTCGGCGCGGTCGTCGGAGAAGTCGCGCGTCTCGACATGACCGCGTCCCGGCGTCTCCAGCTCTGCGCCGAGGAAAGCGGCTCGATCGGGCTCGCGTTGCGGCGCTGGCGCCGGCAATCCGAAGCCGTCGACTTCGGTCAGCCGACTGCTGCGGCCACCCGATGGCGCGTCTCGGTCATGCCCTCGGCGGCTCTGCCGGTCCCCGGCGTCGGACGCCACCGTTGGCTCCTGGAGCTGATCCGTGTCCGCGCCGGTGAAAGCGCGGATTTCGAAGTGGAGGCGTGTGATGGTTCGGGTCGTCTCGCTGTTCCTGCCGAGCTGGCCCACAGACCGGCTTCGACGGCAAGCTGGCGACGCGGCGCCGCCGGCTGA
- a CDS encoding error-prone DNA polymerase: MSGPFRYAELQVTSHFSFLRGASSCDELFAQAALQGVEAVAVVDRNSLAGVVRAFEAAKTTGVRLIVGCRLDLIDGMSVLVYPTDRAAYGGLCRLLSLGKKRGGKAKCILEWADLVAYGEGLIVILVPDEADETCGLRLRRLRDAFGDRAYLALTLRRRPNDQLRIHELSTMATRMRVPSVVTNDVLYHAPDRRMLQDVVSCIRHGVTIDELGDRREHGDRYMKPPEEMRRLFPRNPEAVARTIEIAARCRFDLGELSYQYPEERDDPTLTPQETLEKLVWEGAEMRYPEGVPESVRASLRHELGLIEKLRYAPYFLTVNSIVRFARSRDILCQGRGSAANSAVCYVLGVTSIDPGRNDLLFERFVSEERREPPDIDVDFEHERREIVMQWVFDTYGRDRAALCSTMIRYRAKGAMRDVGKALGLTQDIVETLSSQVWEQSEGAEDEHVGALGDRRLRLALDLARQLMGTPRHLSQHPGGFVLTQDRLDELVPIEPAAMDMRQVIEWDKDDIDALKFMKVDVLALGMLSCMKRGLDMLADHKGVHLDLAAIPAEDPRTYAMIRRADTLGTFQIESRAQMSMLPRLKPRTFYDLVVQVAIVRPGPIQGDMVHPYLRRREGLEPVVFPKPELEKVLGKTLGVPLFQEQAMRVAIECAGFTPGEADMLRKSMATFKFTGGVSGFKQKLIEGMVDRGYERDFAEQTFRQLEGFGSYGFPESHAASFALIAYASAWLKCWHPDVFCAALLNAQPMGFYAPAQIVRDAVAHGVDVRPVCVNASRWDCALEPTEDDSRFAVRLGLRMVKGLANAHGGAIVAARADRPFASVDDLWRRAGVPSAALVHLAEADAFRPAVGLARREALWAIKALRDEPLPLFAAASAREAEFVPEVNEPVVTLRPMTAGGEVVEDYGHVGLTLRSHPLSFLREDLRRRRIVTCAEAMAARDGRWLEAAGIVLVRQRPGSAKGVMFVTLEDETGIANLVIWAKVLEANRRAILSAGMMAAHGRVQREGDVVHLVAQRITDLSADLASVGSRETAFPLPHGRGDQLRSRGSIRVKSRDFC; the protein is encoded by the coding sequence ATGAGCGGCCCATTCCGCTACGCCGAGCTGCAGGTCACGTCGCATTTTTCGTTTCTGCGCGGCGCGTCATCCTGCGATGAGCTATTCGCCCAGGCTGCGCTTCAAGGCGTCGAAGCGGTCGCCGTGGTCGACCGCAACTCGCTGGCCGGCGTCGTGCGCGCATTCGAGGCCGCCAAGACGACCGGCGTGCGCCTGATCGTCGGCTGTCGCCTCGATCTCATCGACGGCATGTCAGTGCTGGTCTATCCGACCGACCGCGCCGCCTATGGCGGCCTCTGCCGACTGCTGTCGCTCGGCAAGAAGCGCGGCGGCAAGGCGAAATGCATCCTCGAATGGGCCGATCTCGTCGCCTATGGCGAGGGCCTGATCGTCATCCTCGTTCCTGACGAGGCCGATGAGACCTGCGGCCTGAGATTGCGCCGGCTGCGCGACGCCTTCGGCGACCGCGCCTATCTCGCATTGACGCTTCGTCGGCGTCCCAATGACCAGCTTCGCATCCACGAGCTGTCGACCATGGCGACGCGGATGCGCGTGCCGAGCGTCGTCACCAATGACGTGCTCTATCACGCGCCCGACCGGCGCATGCTGCAGGATGTCGTGAGCTGCATCCGCCACGGCGTCACCATCGACGAGCTCGGCGATCGGCGCGAGCACGGCGACCGCTACATGAAGCCGCCCGAGGAAATGCGCCGGCTGTTCCCGCGCAATCCCGAGGCGGTCGCGCGCACGATCGAGATCGCGGCGCGTTGCCGCTTCGACCTCGGGGAGCTTTCCTACCAATATCCCGAGGAACGCGACGATCCGACGCTCACCCCGCAGGAGACGCTGGAGAAGCTCGTCTGGGAGGGCGCAGAAATGCGCTATCCCGAAGGCGTGCCGGAGAGCGTCCGGGCATCCCTGCGACACGAGCTGGGCCTGATCGAGAAGCTTCGATACGCGCCGTATTTCCTCACCGTGAACAGTATCGTCCGCTTCGCCCGCTCCCGAGACATCCTCTGCCAGGGCCGTGGATCGGCCGCCAATTCCGCCGTCTGCTACGTGCTCGGCGTCACCTCGATCGATCCCGGCCGCAACGACCTCCTGTTCGAGAGGTTCGTCAGCGAGGAGCGCCGCGAGCCGCCGGACATCGATGTCGATTTCGAGCATGAGAGGCGCGAGATCGTCATGCAGTGGGTGTTCGACACCTATGGCCGCGACCGCGCGGCGCTTTGCTCGACCATGATCCGCTATCGGGCCAAGGGCGCGATGCGCGACGTCGGCAAGGCGCTCGGCCTCACCCAAGATATCGTCGAGACGCTGTCGAGCCAGGTCTGGGAACAATCGGAGGGCGCCGAGGATGAACACGTCGGCGCCCTCGGCGACCGGCGCTTGCGTCTGGCGCTCGACCTCGCGCGTCAGCTCATGGGGACGCCCCGGCATCTGTCGCAACATCCCGGCGGATTCGTGCTCACCCAGGACAGGCTCGACGAGCTAGTCCCGATCGAGCCGGCCGCGATGGACATGCGGCAAGTGATCGAATGGGACAAGGACGACATCGACGCCTTGAAGTTCATGAAGGTCGACGTGCTGGCTCTGGGGATGCTGAGCTGCATGAAGCGCGGCCTCGACATGCTCGCCGATCACAAGGGAGTCCATCTCGATCTCGCCGCCATTCCAGCCGAGGACCCGCGGACCTATGCGATGATCCGGCGCGCCGACACGCTCGGAACCTTTCAGATCGAATCCCGCGCGCAGATGTCGATGTTGCCGCGGCTGAAGCCGCGGACCTTCTACGATCTCGTCGTGCAGGTCGCGATCGTCAGGCCGGGACCGATCCAGGGCGACATGGTCCACCCCTACCTGCGCCGCCGCGAAGGGCTGGAGCCCGTCGTCTTCCCGAAGCCGGAGCTCGAAAAAGTGCTCGGCAAGACCTTGGGCGTCCCGCTCTTTCAGGAACAGGCCATGCGCGTGGCGATCGAATGCGCCGGCTTCACGCCCGGCGAAGCCGACATGCTGCGCAAATCCATGGCCACGTTCAAATTCACCGGCGGCGTCTCCGGATTCAAGCAGAAGCTGATCGAAGGAATGGTCGACCGCGGCTATGAGCGCGACTTCGCCGAGCAGACCTTCCGTCAGCTCGAAGGCTTCGGCTCCTACGGCTTTCCTGAATCGCACGCGGCCTCTTTCGCGCTCATCGCCTACGCCAGCGCCTGGCTGAAATGCTGGCATCCCGATGTGTTCTGCGCGGCGCTGCTGAATGCTCAGCCCATGGGCTTCTATGCGCCGGCCCAGATCGTCAGGGACGCGGTCGCGCATGGAGTCGATGTGCGGCCGGTCTGCGTCAACGCCTCGCGCTGGGACTGTGCGCTGGAGCCGACCGAGGACGACAGCCGCTTCGCGGTGCGCCTCGGCCTGCGCATGGTCAAAGGTCTCGCCAACGCCCATGGCGGCGCCATCGTCGCCGCACGCGCCGACCGGCCCTTCGCCTCAGTCGACGATCTCTGGCGGCGCGCCGGCGTCCCGTCAGCGGCTCTCGTCCATCTCGCCGAGGCCGACGCCTTCCGTCCGGCCGTGGGGCTCGCCCGCCGCGAGGCCCTATGGGCGATCAAGGCGCTGCGGGACGAGCCGCTTCCTCTCTTCGCCGCCGCCTCCGCGCGGGAGGCGGAATTCGTGCCCGAGGTGAACGAGCCCGTCGTTACGTTGCGGCCGATGACGGCGGGCGGCGAGGTCGTCGAGGACTACGGCCATGTCGGACTGACATTGAGATCGCACCCGCTCAGCTTCCTCCGCGAGGATCTCCGGCGCCGGCGCATCGTCACCTGCGCCGAGGCCATGGCGGCGCGCGACGGCCGCTGGCTGGAAGCGGCCGGCATCGTCCTCGTCCGCCAGCGTCCTGGGAGCGCCAAGGGGGTCATGTTCGTCACCTTGGAGGACGAGACCGGCATCGCCAATCTCGTGATCTGGGCGAAGGTGCTCGAGGCGAACCGGCGCGCCATCCTGTCGGCCGGGATGATGGCGGCGCACGGCCGCGTGCAGCGCGAGGGCGACGTCGTTCATCTGGTCGCGCAGCGCATCACGGACCTCTCGGCCGACCTCGCCAGCGTGGGCAGCCGGGAAACAGCGTTTCCTCTTCCGCATGGCCGAGGCGATCAGCTCCGCAGCCGGGGCTCGATACGAGTGAAAAGCCGGGATTTTTGCTGA
- a CDS encoding TonB-dependent siderophore receptor, whose protein sequence is MFRSMLLRGASIGALSLAASSVLAQEALPAIDIAAETRDARQGAASRERPGSSQHGAGLGGRFTGYAVDQKTAAMVGKTNTPILQTPTAIQVVTRQTIDDQQSTSVLNSVVANVSGMSITGSQFYDRFVIRGFDVGRNTYRNGLRVVDTTNLETANLQSIEVLKGPAAMLYGRIEPGGLVNLVPKRPLFEPYYSIQEQAGSFGYTKTSFDATGPLNAEKTLAYRFNGAYLNTESHRDFVERENIFLAPTLTWRPNEQITLNIDGEYQNLKFTSDAYNSIPAIGRRPANVPIYRNYAEPSLTLVQPNRQERLFIGYDATVNLTDAWKVVSRFTYWNQDFFENDTINRGFNASSGNITRSQYFIPNGSQRTLSSNLDLQGRFTTGPLEHEVLLGADYYQGSYSRVGWYAPSPAVPAINVWNPAYSNGAISAFYAQKQNNFDLFKESWKGVYGQDQISFLDDKIHLLLGGRWDSAIYGSGFDSNSRGQAELAFKTIQSSQFSPRLGLVIQPLSWLSLYSNYSQSFGVSNGVAENGSALPPQKAHQFEGGVKSELLDGRLTASAAYYAITKTNVLTAVVGTIFSRPIGEAESNGFEVDVQGRVSDNWSLIANYSFTKARVTKDNTASGGSGNTNNRLPNVPLHAGNVWLKYEADGELRGLSVAGGVNVVGERKGDLGNTFELPAYALLNGMASYSMTPASMPWVKLLTLQVNVNNILDTTHYIGATNRLSSVPGAPRSFLVSLRAEF, encoded by the coding sequence ATGTTCCGTTCTATGCTATTGCGCGGCGCCTCCATCGGCGCCCTCTCTCTCGCTGCGTCCTCCGTCCTCGCTCAGGAGGCGCTTCCGGCGATCGACATCGCCGCGGAAACGCGCGACGCGCGGCAAGGGGCCGCCTCTCGGGAGAGACCCGGCTCGAGTCAGCACGGCGCCGGCCTCGGCGGGCGCTTCACCGGCTACGCCGTAGATCAAAAGACCGCCGCCATGGTCGGCAAGACCAATACGCCGATCCTGCAAACGCCGACGGCGATTCAAGTCGTGACGCGCCAGACGATCGACGATCAGCAATCGACCTCCGTCCTGAACAGCGTCGTCGCCAATGTCAGCGGCATGTCCATCACGGGAAGCCAATTCTACGACCGCTTCGTCATACGGGGATTCGACGTCGGTCGTAACACATATCGGAACGGTCTCAGAGTCGTCGACACGACCAATCTCGAAACCGCCAATCTGCAATCGATCGAGGTGCTCAAAGGCCCCGCGGCGATGCTGTATGGTCGGATCGAGCCGGGCGGCCTCGTCAATCTCGTGCCGAAGCGTCCTCTGTTCGAACCCTATTACTCGATCCAGGAACAGGCCGGCTCCTTCGGCTATACGAAAACGTCATTCGACGCGACCGGGCCGCTGAACGCCGAAAAGACGCTCGCCTACCGCTTCAACGGCGCCTATCTCAACACAGAGTCGCACCGCGACTTCGTCGAGCGGGAAAACATCTTCCTCGCGCCGACGCTCACATGGCGGCCGAACGAGCAAATCACGCTCAATATCGACGGCGAATATCAGAACCTGAAATTCACTTCCGACGCATATAATTCGATACCTGCAATCGGCCGAAGGCCCGCGAATGTTCCGATTTATCGCAATTATGCGGAACCCTCGCTGACATTGGTGCAGCCGAATCGACAGGAGCGTCTTTTCATCGGCTATGACGCGACCGTGAATTTAACGGACGCATGGAAAGTCGTGAGCCGATTCACCTATTGGAATCAAGATTTTTTCGAGAATGACACGATCAATAGAGGGTTCAACGCGAGCTCCGGAAATATCACTCGATCCCAATATTTCATCCCGAATGGCAGTCAGCGAACGCTCTCGTCCAACCTCGACCTCCAAGGGAGGTTCACGACTGGCCCGCTCGAGCATGAGGTTCTCTTGGGCGCCGACTACTACCAGGGTTCATATTCCCGTGTCGGGTGGTACGCCCCGTCTCCGGCGGTTCCCGCGATCAACGTCTGGAATCCCGCCTATTCGAATGGCGCCATTTCCGCGTTCTATGCGCAGAAGCAGAACAATTTCGATCTTTTCAAAGAGAGTTGGAAGGGGGTCTACGGACAGGATCAGATTTCCTTCCTGGACGACAAGATTCATCTTTTGTTAGGCGGGAGATGGGATTCGGCGATATACGGCTCCGGCTTCGACAGTAACTCACGTGGTCAAGCAGAACTGGCGTTCAAGACCATTCAATCGAGCCAGTTCAGCCCCCGTCTCGGCCTCGTGATCCAGCCTCTCTCCTGGCTGTCCCTCTACTCCAATTATTCGCAGTCTTTCGGCGTCAGCAATGGAGTCGCGGAAAACGGCTCCGCTCTTCCACCACAAAAGGCCCATCAGTTCGAAGGAGGCGTCAAGTCGGAGCTTCTGGATGGCCGCCTGACGGCGTCGGCCGCATATTATGCGATCACAAAGACCAATGTGCTCACGGCCGTTGTCGGGACGATTTTTTCTCGCCCGATTGGCGAGGCAGAGAGCAATGGTTTCGAGGTGGATGTGCAAGGTAGAGTGAGCGATAATTGGAGCTTGATCGCCAATTACAGCTTTACGAAAGCAAGAGTGACGAAAGACAATACTGCGAGCGGCGGATCGGGCAACACCAATAATCGGCTGCCGAATGTTCCTCTGCATGCGGGAAATGTTTGGCTCAAATATGAAGCGGATGGCGAGCTCAGAGGCCTGAGCGTCGCCGGCGGCGTGAATGTCGTGGGCGAGCGCAAAGGCGATCTCGGCAACACATTCGAGCTTCCGGCCTATGCGCTGCTGAACGGAATGGCCTCTTACAGCATGACGCCCGCGAGCATGCCATGGGTGAAGCTGCTCACCTTGCAGGTGAATGTGAACAATATTCTAGACACGACGCACTACATCGGCGCCACCAATCGGTTGAGCAGCGTGCCCGGAGCGCCGAGATCCTTTCTCGTTTCGCTGCGCGCCGAGTTCTGA
- a CDS encoding PepSY-associated TM helix domain-containing protein: MAISSIRVALLESTGMIGVGVPSRPLRLSKRMTLKPWREIWRRTHLWLGLSLGLFLSIIGITGSALVFWTEIDEWLNPELRLVAAASQGIDAWRPLEEIVDAARNAIPADANLRFSYWPQTEREAFLFYYRIKNEESGTWNTLHVFVNPYTAEVTGRRLWYTDSETFNASFIGFLFKLHYQLLTPGSGDAFVGIIAVLASLSTLTGIFLWWPRNGKWRNAFIIKWPAKFERLNYDIHRLSGIFLLPVAIAVLLSGLSFNLPVQFRAVVEIFSHLTKVEKFHSTPHRHQHASTSLDDALASVERSFPEGHIYSVALPTPKNGFYVFTQLFPIGWGLEGARTIFVDRFDGDLIHVNDPLKGDGDGFIAWQWALHSGYVLGWPGRIAVFLFGLSWPLIFFTGVVRWLQKRRAHRIVKTRGGDAASRLRFR, from the coding sequence ATGGCAATCTCTTCGATCCGCGTCGCGCTTTTGGAGAGCACTGGGATGATTGGAGTTGGCGTTCCGTCGCGTCCCCTTCGCCTGTCGAAGCGCATGACGCTGAAGCCTTGGCGTGAAATCTGGCGAAGGACTCATCTATGGTTGGGGCTCTCGCTCGGTCTCTTTTTGTCGATCATCGGGATCACCGGCTCAGCGCTCGTTTTCTGGACAGAAATCGATGAATGGCTCAATCCAGAACTTCGACTCGTGGCAGCCGCGTCCCAAGGCATCGACGCATGGCGTCCATTGGAGGAGATCGTTGATGCGGCGCGAAACGCAATTCCCGCGGACGCGAACCTCAGATTCAGCTATTGGCCGCAAACAGAGCGTGAAGCCTTTCTATTTTACTACCGCATAAAGAACGAAGAGTCTGGAACGTGGAATACGTTGCATGTGTTCGTCAACCCATATACGGCAGAGGTAACTGGAAGACGTCTGTGGTACACGGATTCCGAGACCTTCAACGCCAGCTTTATCGGTTTCCTGTTCAAGCTTCATTATCAGCTGCTGACCCCCGGTTCTGGAGACGCATTCGTTGGAATCATCGCTGTGCTCGCAAGCCTGTCCACGCTCACGGGTATTTTTCTATGGTGGCCGCGAAATGGCAAGTGGCGCAATGCATTTATAATAAAGTGGCCAGCGAAGTTCGAACGATTGAACTATGACATTCATCGTCTCTCCGGCATCTTTCTTCTGCCAGTCGCCATCGCCGTTCTCTTATCGGGATTGTCCTTTAATTTGCCAGTCCAATTCCGCGCGGTGGTGGAAATATTTTCGCACCTCACCAAGGTCGAGAAATTTCATTCGACCCCTCACCGGCATCAGCACGCGTCGACGTCGCTCGATGACGCGCTCGCGTCAGTCGAGCGCTCATTTCCAGAGGGGCACATCTATTCGGTGGCGCTACCGACGCCGAAGAATGGATTTTACGTGTTCACCCAACTATTCCCTATCGGCTGGGGGCTCGAAGGGGCCCGGACGATTTTCGTCGATCGATTCGACGGTGATTTAATTCATGTAAACGATCCCCTTAAAGGTGATGGCGATGGGTTCATAGCGTGGCAGTGGGCATTGCATTCCGGCTATGTGCTCGGATGGCCCGGCCGCATAGCCGTATTTCTCTTCGGCTTGAGCTGGCCTTTGATCTTCTTTACTGGCGTCGTGCGTTGGCTTCAAAAGCGGCGGGCGCACCGCATCGTCAAAACAAGAGGGGGTGATGCAGCTAGCCGGCTGAGGTTTAGATGA
- a CDS encoding Rha family transcriptional regulator, producing MAPGQSPRRSTAVRKTAVISNAELKMSDHQNHEAGGSAQNLPIESLVSIMDGAVLADSRQVADVFGKRHDHVLRDIDDLLHSPKLGDVQKQWFKENSLAHPTVPGRAIRSFAMTRDGFTLLAFGFTGDEALGWKIKYIDAFNALETELGLQRAVGSEEREPAPAEFLEHCRRRFKDIFSGDFISPDYLLKILFVGNIPYTGDKRFPLLAKESCEALGIGNKDAALGRLPALAKGFVTVDFGGGPTAREAITEAALYALAFDRRQLNAAWPAGPGGLFPYDIAARSDAVALSYQIKTLESYFRSFRDSISPGAGLDEIPAFHNFERVISSAAQAADQQLTVGLPRRGH from the coding sequence GTGGCGCCCGGGCAAAGCCCCCGGCGCAGCACGGCTGTTCGGAAAACAGCTGTTATTTCAAATGCGGAGTTGAAGATGTCAGATCATCAAAACCATGAAGCCGGCGGTTCCGCGCAGAACCTGCCGATCGAAAGTCTCGTCTCCATCATGGATGGAGCCGTCCTCGCGGACAGTCGCCAGGTCGCGGATGTGTTCGGCAAAAGGCATGATCATGTCTTGCGCGATATCGATGATCTTCTCCATTCCCCAAAATTGGGGGATGTACAGAAACAATGGTTTAAGGAGAATTCGCTCGCTCACCCGACTGTGCCGGGTCGCGCCATTCGCTCCTTCGCCATGACCCGAGACGGCTTTACGCTTCTCGCATTCGGCTTCACGGGCGACGAAGCGTTGGGGTGGAAAATAAAATATATCGACGCGTTCAACGCCCTGGAGACCGAGCTCGGCCTCCAGCGCGCCGTCGGCTCCGAGGAGCGCGAGCCGGCCCCGGCGGAATTCCTCGAGCACTGCCGCCGACGCTTCAAGGATATCTTCTCCGGCGATTTCATCAGCCCGGACTATCTGCTCAAAATCCTGTTCGTCGGAAATATCCCCTACACCGGCGATAAGCGCTTCCCGCTGCTCGCGAAAGAATCCTGCGAGGCGCTCGGGATCGGCAATAAGGACGCCGCCCTCGGGCGTCTTCCCGCGCTGGCCAAAGGGTTCGTCACGGTCGATTTCGGCGGTGGGCCGACCGCGCGTGAAGCAATCACGGAGGCGGCTCTCTATGCGCTCGCGTTCGATCGTCGCCAGCTCAACGCTGCATGGCCCGCCGGCCCCGGCGGTCTCTTTCCCTACGACATTGCTGCGCGCAGTGACGCAGTCGCCCTCAGCTATCAGATCAAGACGCTCGAGAGCTACTTCCGCTCCTTCCGAGATTCGATCTCGCCCGGAGCGGGTCTCGATGAAATACCGGCGTTCCACAATTTCGAACGGGTGATCTCGAGCGCCGCCCAAGCCGCGGACCAGCAGCTCACCGTCGGCTTGCCGCGCCGAGGACATTGA
- a CDS encoding DNA polymerase Y family protein: MVRVVSLFLPSWPTDRLRRQAGDAAPPAETPLVLIGHDGRRQVVRAADAAAVAAGASVGMPAAKARILVQGLIVRDHDAAADAQGLDRLALWALRRYAPIVAADPPDGLVIDSTGADHLHGGEETMLAGLIDRLSSSGVRARAAIADSWGAAHALARYAARPVLIAPLGHGGSVLTGLPLAALRLPADMVAALHVLGFERIGDLLAQPRAPLTLRFGPQLGRRIDQALGTLSEPIEPIRPDELIEVKRNFAEPIGAAETIARHIGELVVQLCAGLEAEGLGAKRLDLICHRVDDRVQAVRVGVAMPVRDVKRLTRLLTDKIDTIEPGFGIETLSLAATLAEPLAEKQTLTAMVDDGASDVSDLVDTLVNRVGERSLYRAAPVATETPERSVRRIPPMAPDTGETWQGRWPRPSRLLPSPEPIETLAALPDHPPVAFSWRGVRRRVRRADGPERIRGEWWRRDAELTAVRDYFRVEDDAGERYWIFRSGDGEDPNSGSQRWFLHGVFG, encoded by the coding sequence ATGGTTCGGGTCGTCTCGCTGTTCCTGCCGAGCTGGCCCACAGACCGGCTTCGACGGCAAGCTGGCGACGCGGCGCCGCCGGCTGAGACGCCGCTCGTCCTGATCGGCCACGATGGGAGGAGGCAGGTGGTGCGGGCTGCGGATGCGGCGGCCGTGGCCGCCGGCGCGAGCGTCGGAATGCCGGCCGCCAAGGCGCGAATTCTCGTGCAGGGCCTCATCGTTCGAGATCACGACGCCGCGGCCGACGCCCAGGGTCTCGACCGTCTCGCGCTGTGGGCGCTCCGACGCTACGCGCCGATCGTCGCGGCTGATCCCCCGGACGGCTTGGTGATCGACTCCACCGGCGCCGATCATCTTCACGGCGGCGAAGAGACCATGCTCGCCGGCCTGATCGACAGGCTTTCGTCGTCCGGCGTGCGCGCGCGTGCGGCGATCGCCGACAGCTGGGGCGCGGCGCACGCCTTGGCTCGCTACGCCGCGCGGCCTGTGCTGATCGCGCCGCTCGGTCATGGCGGCTCCGTGCTGACGGGCCTTCCACTCGCCGCGCTTCGCCTGCCTGCCGACATGGTCGCGGCGCTCCATGTTCTCGGCTTCGAGCGGATCGGCGATCTCCTCGCGCAACCGCGCGCGCCGCTCACGCTGCGCTTCGGTCCGCAGCTCGGTCGCCGCATAGACCAGGCTCTGGGGACTCTCAGCGAGCCGATCGAGCCGATCCGACCCGACGAGCTGATCGAGGTGAAGCGCAATTTCGCGGAGCCTATCGGCGCGGCCGAGACCATCGCCCGCCATATCGGCGAGTTGGTCGTCCAGCTCTGCGCCGGACTGGAGGCCGAGGGGCTGGGGGCCAAGCGCCTCGACCTCATTTGTCACCGGGTCGACGATCGCGTGCAGGCGGTCCGTGTCGGGGTCGCCATGCCGGTGCGCGACGTGAAGCGCCTCACGCGGCTGCTGACCGACAAGATCGACACGATCGAGCCCGGATTCGGCATCGAAACCCTCAGCCTCGCCGCGACACTGGCCGAGCCGCTCGCGGAAAAGCAGACCCTGACCGCGATGGTCGATGACGGAGCGTCGGACGTGTCCGATCTCGTCGACACCCTCGTCAATCGCGTCGGTGAGCGTAGCCTCTACCGAGCTGCGCCGGTCGCCACCGAGACGCCCGAGCGCTCGGTGCGCCGAATTCCGCCCATGGCGCCGGACACCGGCGAGACATGGCAGGGACGCTGGCCTCGGCCATCGCGGCTGTTGCCGTCGCCCGAGCCGATCGAGACGCTGGCCGCCCTGCCGGATCATCCGCCGGTCGCCTTCAGCTGGCGCGGCGTCCGGCGACGCGTCCGCCGAGCCGACGGACCCGAGCGCATCCGCGGCGAATGGTGGCGGCGCGATGCAGAGCTGACCGCCGTGCGTGACTATTTCCGCGTCGAGGACGACGCCGGCGAACGCTATTGGATCTTCCGCTCTGGAGATGGCGAGGATCCCAACAGCGGCTCGCAGCGCTGGTTCCTGCACGGAGTGTTCGGATGA